The SAR324 cluster bacterium genome segment ATGACTTGTTAGATATGGTAGGTTTAGATAAAGATTCAGCTCAAAGATATCCTCATGAATTTTCTGGTGGACAAAGACAGAGAATCTGTATTGCTAGGGCCTTAGCCGTAAACCCCAGCTTTATTATTGCTGATGAACCTATCTCTGCTTTAGATGTTTCTATTCAGGCTCAAATAATACTTTTGTTAAAGAAATTACAAAGAGAGTTAGATCTAACCATTCTTTTTATATCACATGATCTGTCAGTAGTTAAGTATTTGTGTGATCGAGTTGCAGTAATGTATCTGGGAAAAATTGTTGAATACTCACCTAAGAAAAAACTTTTTGACAAACCTTTTCATCCCTATACTAAAGCATTACTAAATGCTATTCCTATCCCAAATCCGAGAAAAGAGAGAAGTCGTCGTTTAAAAACAAAGACGATTAAAGGTGAGGTTCCAGACATATTGAATTTACCTATTGGCTGTAATTTTTCTACACGATGCGATGAAGCACAGAAAGCAAAGCTTTTCGAGATTGATTGTGCCAAATTGAGTCCATCATTAAATCAGATTGGAATCAATCATGAAGTCTCTTGTCATTTAAGCACTCTTAAAGAAAAAAATGTATAAAATTAATGAAATTGAGAAAAAAAACCAAAGAATTAATCCCAAAAAATTAGAAAAAATCAAGAATACATTTGAATTAGATGGTCTAGTAGTTGTGGAAGATTTAATCTCTTCTGAT includes the following:
- a CDS encoding ABC transporter ATP-binding protein, which encodes MIFQDPYSSLNPRMNVEDILSEPLITHSVVEKSKLREKIDDLLDMVGLDKDSAQRYPHEFSGGQRQRICIARALAVNPSFIIADEPISALDVSIQAQIILLLKKLQRELDLTILFISHDLSVVKYLCDRVAVMYLGKIVEYSPKKKLFDKPFHPYTKALLNAIPIPNPRKERSRRLKTKTIKGEVPDILNLPIGCNFSTRCDEAQKAKLFEIDCAKLSPSLNQIGINHEVSCHLSTLKEKNV